From one Branchiostoma floridae strain S238N-H82 chromosome 3, Bfl_VNyyK, whole genome shotgun sequence genomic stretch:
- the LOC118411084 gene encoding AN1-type zinc finger protein 4-like — translation MDLFIETLTGTAFELRVSPFETVISVKAKIQRLEGIPISQQHLIWRSVELEDDYCLHDYSITDGSTLKLVLAMRGGPINTRRVPMEDPAIREMAEYMEANKEEILDKLPNNKQVTLLVFREGDQLNFFRVVDRGDGTLTPLSESLSGASVYNLYDEEEEEEQPSQEQIRDNNVTATKMRALRTKMESLSLSKKQPKFKPRPPSSGRPSSKTSSRRKKLHLRASQNSGQALNRNMPLPPVGGSSVSQSDAEDTKSDPKKDAERTQKPSQYSSPRTRLEHLPSAKLKKPAAKLNADQAAESRSASTSAEGMKEDQSAVRTRVMDYGAPSSLAQDSSSRRDTDSSSEEERHQQDLHATAVSSPRKRQELQRIVEQKAETSSQGVELNRDVKDGTVQKEGLQGIEKEKQEVIQSLKKDFVGLEHRKAGTSAGFPSTVDSPFRRWEHGYVSAEARTVDLVNKVPVSLEKLGGRKEVQHLGSLVRSATKESLRGLSGKHRMPPEGLGYSSNAAGLRKHDRRIGTPDRSRLISAHSIRDLSGRISASGRGTVSPIHRLPPVKPPQLHTKKKSGKRCFLCGKKTGLATSYQCRCGNNFCATHRYAEAHDCTYDYKAAGRKYLEQANPVVSAPKLPKI, via the exons ATGGATCTGTTCATTGAAACCCTGACTGGAACAGCCTTTGAGCTAAGGGTGTCTCCATTCGAGACAGTCATATCAGTCAAGGCGAAGATCCAGAGACTAGAAG GAATCCCCATCTCCCAGCAGCACCTCATCTGGCGCTCTGTGGAGCTGGAAGACGACTACTGTCTCCATGACTACAG TATTACTGATGGCAGCACTCTCAAGTTGGTTCTGGCCATGAGAGGAGGGCCTATCAACACAAGGAGAG TTCCCATGGAAGACCCAGCCATTCGGGAGATGGCAGAATACATGGAGGCCAACAAGGAGGAAATCCTGGACAAGCTGCCCAACAACAAGCAGGTCACCCTGCTGGTGTTCCGTGAGGGCGACCAACTCAACTTTTTCCGAGTGGTGGACAGAGGAGATGGCACACTAACACCTCTCTCTGAATCATTAAG TGGTGCATCTGTGTACAACCTGTATgatgaggaagaggaggaggagcagCCATCCCAGGAACAGATCAGAGATAACAACGTCACTGCCACCAAGATGAGAGCACTCAGGACCAAGATGGAGAGTCTCAGTCTCAgcaaaaag cAACCGAAGTTCAAGCCTAGACCTCCATCTAGTGGTCGTCCAAGTAGCAAAACGTCCTCTCGACGAAAGAAACTTCATCTACGAGCCTCACAAAACTCAGGGCAAGCTCTCAACAGGAACATGCCCCTTCCTCCTGTTGGAGGGTCCTCCGTTTCACAAAGTGATGCCGAGGATACCAAATCTGATCCTAAAAAGGATGCAGAAAGGACCCAGAAGCCAAGTCAATACTCCTCCCCTAGAACTAGATTAGAGCACCTCCCTAGTGCCAAATTGAAAAAGCCGGCGGCAAAGTTGAACGCTGACCAGGCTGCTGAGTCCAGGTCTGCTTCAACGTCTGCAGAAGGTATGAAGGAGGACCAGTCTGCTGTCAGAACCAGAGTCATGGATTATGGTGCTCCTTCTAGTCTGGCCCAGGACTCATCTTCCCGCAGGGACACAGACTCTTCCAGTGAGGAGGAAAGGCACCAGCAAGACTTGCATGCCACTGCTGTAAGCTCTCCAAGGAAACGGCAGGAACTGCAAAGAATCGTGGAGCAAAAGGCTGAAACATCTTCCCAAGGAGTGGAATTAAACAGAGATGTTAAAGATGGCACAGTGCAGAAGGAAGGTTTGCAGGGGATTGAAAAAGAGAAACAAGAAGTGATACAGTCCCTGAAGAAAGATTTTGTTGGACTTGAACACCGTAAAGCAGGGACCAGTGCAGGGTTTCCATCCACTGTGGACTCCCCCTTTAGACGCTGGGAACATGGATATGTGTCAGCAGAAGCCAGGACTGTAGACCTTGTAAATAAAGTTCCTGTGTCATTGGAGAAGCTTGGTGGTAGAAAGGAGGTACAGCACCTAGGTAGCTTGGTCAGGAGTGCTACCAAGGAAAGTCTACGAG GCTTGAGTGGGAAGCACAGAATGCCACCAGAAGGTCTTGGCTACTCCAGCAATGCTGCTGGCCTACGGAAACATGACCGGAGAATCGGCACTCCAGACCGGAGTAGACTCATA TCTGCCCACAGTATTCGAGACTTGTCAGGGAGGATATCAGCTTCGGGGAGAGGGACAG TATCCCCCATTCACCGACTGCCCCCTGTCAAGCCCCCTCAGCTGCATACCAAGAAAAAGTCTGGTAAAAGGTGCTTCCTGTGTGGCAAAAAGACAGGACTTGCTACAAGCTATCAATGCAG ATGTGGCAACAACTTCTGTGCTACCCACCGCTATGCTGAGGCCCATGACTGTACCTATGACTATAAAGCTGCTGGTCGCAAATATCTGGAGCAAGCCAACCCTGTAGTTAGTGCTCCCAAGTTGCCCAAAATCTGA
- the LOC118410910 gene encoding serine/arginine-rich splicing factor 4-like — translation MGTRVYIGRLPYSAREKDVERFFRGYGRIREINLKNGFGFVEFDDYRDADDAVYELNGKEVLGERVVIEHARGPTRRDYGYGGYYGGGHGRSRSGRDKYGPPIRTDYRVVVENLSSRVSWQDLKDFMRQAGEVTYGDAHKHRKNEGVVEFRTRDDMKKALHTLDGAEINGRKIKLREDRRYSRSRSRSHSRRRSRSRSGSRSRSRSRSRSKSLSRSRSKSRSRSKSKSRSKSTSRSPSADNKEKEEQQDQEQENDKEADQED, via the coding sequence ATGGGTACCCGTGTCTACATTGGTCGCCTTCCATACTCAGCACGTGAGAAAGACGTGGAAAGGTTCTTCCGTGGGTACGGCCGAATCCGGGAGATCAACTTGAAGAATGGGTTTGGCTTTGTGGAATTTGATGATTATCGGGATGCAGATGATGCGGTGTATGAGCTGAATGGCAAGGAAGTTCTCGGTGAGCGTGTCGTCATCGAGCACGCGAGAGGTCCCACAAGGCGTGATTATGGGTACGGAGGCTATTACGGCGGTGGACACGGTCGCAGTCGGTCTGGCCGAGACAAGTATGGTCCACCGATCCGCACGGATTATCGTGTCGTCGTAGAGAACCTTTCCAGTCGCGTCAGCTGGCAGGATCTGAAGGATTTCATGCGCCAGGCAGGGGAGGTCACATACGGAGATGCCCACAAGCACAGGAAGAATGAGGGAGTTGTAGAGTTCCGCACAAGAGATGATATGAAGAAGGCCCTCCACACACTGGATGGTGCAGAGATAAATGGTAGGAAGATCAAGCTGAGGGAGGATAGGCGATACTCGCGTAGCCGGTCCCGCAGTCACTCCAGGCGACGCAGTAGGTCTCGTTCTGGCTCCCGAAGTCGCTCCAGGTCCCGCAGCCGCAGCAAGTCTCTGTCCAGATCACGCTCCAAATCCCGCTCACGGTCCAAGTCCAAATCCCGCTCCAAATCCACGTCAAGGTCACCTTCTGCAGATAACAAAGAGAAAGAAGAGCAGCAGGACCAAGAGCAAGAAAATGACAAGGAGGCAGACCAGGAAGACTGA